The Naumovozyma dairenensis CBS 421 chromosome 11, complete genome genome includes a window with the following:
- the NDAI0K03020 gene encoding uncharacterized protein: MDLVTVNGLKLRKPFSESRRKSNIWWFLPNYFSNNSTSTANTFSVKQDNWILDEPTTFALDNEPSSHWIFKECIMKYFLTDTGRSFPGTVVEAPFHKLMLKGGNFTLLVLGPYLFEEEGFYSCNIEEPGKELLKTKFDFEYPELDSLLCRIHIYTDVQYEGYSYGASYKASENSMKPTKMLFLPPSQYSSIPLQAIFYGFSKEDAIIYRDLLVVYRIRSIRRGYRPTIKNVLNVFFDPPYEIYVIPSPHGSDSTQEYIEVDHCEDVTDEERQTYQAYFMLKMKYMLGDNLEYSTFSELLESRNHDHSESVYLEESNHFESQV, encoded by the coding sequence ATGGACCTTGTCACTGTCAATGGATTGAAGTTAAGGAAGCCATTTTCGGagtcaagaagaaaaagtaaTATTTGGTGGTTTCTTCCAAATTACTTCTCTAATAACAGTACATCTACTGCAAACACATTTTCCGTAAAACAAGATAATTGGATTTTAGATGAACCTACTACTTTTGCTCTGGATAACGAGCCTTCGTCACATTGGATTTTCAAAGAGTGTATCATGAAGTATTTCTTAACTGATACAGGGCGTAGCTTCCCTGGCACTGTCGTAGAGGCTCCGTTTCATAAGTTGATGTTAAAAGGTGGTAATTTCACTCTGCTTGTCTTGGGGCCATACCTTTTTGAGGAAGAAGGTTTTTATTCCTGTAATATCGAAGAACCAggtaaagaattattgaaaacgAAGTTCGATTTTGAATATCCAGAACTGGACAGCTTGCTCTGCCGCATACATATTTACACAGATGTTCAATATGAGGGCTACTCCTATGGAGCATCCTATAAGGCATCTGAAAACTCCATGAAACCAACTAAGATGTTATTTTTACCGCCCTCTCAATATTCCAGCATTCCACTTCAAGCTATATTTTATGGGTTTTCTAAGGAGGATGCAATAATATACAGGGATTTGTTGGTTGTTTACAGAATCCGGTCAATACGACGTGGCTATAGACCAACAATAAAAAACGTCTTGAATGTGTTTTTCGATCCACcatatgaaatatatgtcATCCCTTCCCCACATGGGAGCGATTCCACGCAAGAATATATCGAAGTAGATCACTGTGAAGACGTCACGGATGAGGAACGTCAAACTTACCAAGCTTACTTTATgctgaaaatgaaatacaTGTTGGGtgataatttggaatattcAACATTTTCTGAACTACTTGAAAGTAGAAATCATGATCATTCTGAAAGTGTATATTTAGAGGAGTCCAATCATTTCGAGTCTCAAGTCTAG